The window atgccccagcataggggaatgctagggcagagGGGCAggagtagatgggtggatgggggagcaggAAGTGATGGGGTATTTccagaggggaacctggaaggggcataacatttgaaatgtaaataaacaaaataaccaataaaaataaagaaccttTTTAGTTCTGCTTATTATGGGGAAAGTAAATTTGATGACTAGTGTTAAGTAAAACAGCCTCTCCTCTAACTGTCCAGTTTGATGCATGTCTACTCTTACCTTGTGGAAGCTTAGAGAATCAGAGAAGACTTCTGAGGATGGGAAGTAGGTACTGAGTTTTTTACCCAGTGGTCTTCTCCATGTCTCCTTCATGATGGCATGTTGTAGGTGTGGTGGTAGAcacaggcatttgaacacttggtctccagttggtggcctGTTTATAGAGATTGTGGGAAGGTAAGTCCTTGTAGGAGGAGGTGTTTTGGGGGAGATCATAGCCTTGCCATGATCCCATTTTGTGTTTTTTGCTTCGTGGTTTTGGTTGAAGTGTGATCCCCCAGCTTCCTGAGGCAACATCCTACTGCTATGCCCCCCTGCCATTATTGACTCTTTATACAGAACCATAAGTCACAATTAACTCATCTATAAGTTGCTTTGTTCATGGTATTCtatcaaagcaacagaagccTAATACAGAAATTGGTATCAGAGAGTGGTTTGTTGCTGTGAAGGAATCGATCAATTGCTTCGTGAGATCCATGCTTCTCAGCCGTCCTAACATTGTGAtccttaatatagttcctcatgttgtagtgacgcCCAATTGTAAAATTAtgttgttgctatttcataactgtaattttgctactttcatgaatcataatgtaaatatctgatatacaggttATCTGATATGAGACACTTGTAAAGGCTCATTTGACCTTTTCACTCAAAGGAGTTgtgaaccacaggttgagaatcactgctttagaGGAAAGTGCATGAGTTGACTAAAAAAAGGTTTAGGTTAAATTCTGCAAGCAGAGATTAACAGGCTATTCTATTCTAGGGGGATCTTGGAAAACAGTAGTGTTGAGGGCAATGTGGACTTTTgaggcctggctcaagaggtttcagagggaagcaagaATTTTACCAGCAACTGGGCTAGAGACCATTTGTgtaatattttggcaaagaatatgATCACCTTCTGTCCTAAGAACTTGTCTGAGGCTACATCAGAGAGTAATGGACTAATTTCTTTGGTAGAGGAAATGTCAAAACAACATAACATTGAATATGTGGCACAGTTCTTCTGATGACTCCAGTCTACAGTGAAGAGAAGCTAGTGGGgcagaaagatataaaaaaatgtaGTTTGGAGAGAAAAAATACTAGGAATATTAACGTTATAATAGCCAAGACTTGTGCTAAGAGAGGCTGAAGTTGCTGAGGAGATTAACACACGTGTCTTCTGCTCCACTTTGGAACACCAGTAAAGGCGCCTCAAGGACCAGTTAAGCTGAGGACCCAGCTAAGCTTCCCATCTATGAAAGAGCCAGAGTGGCTTTCTGCTCCTACAAAGCTTCAACTCACCAGTGCTGTTGCTAATGTGGTTGAAAGGGGTAAAGATCCATTTCAAACtggcagccagacttggtaatgCTGTTTTTGTGATGCTGGCTTTAGAGGTATAAAGGATGCAAGAGTTGGGGAAGGTTGTGGCCTCACAGAGACTCAAGTCCTGACACAATTGCCTCAGAAActattgtgtgaagctgtgaaaatGAATCCTGGGTTTCAgtggagactccaagatgttggagatgctaTGAGAGCTGCATAAagggggagcagagagaaatgtaTGTTATAGGCAGAAAATCCAGAAGGGAAGAGCCATTCTAACCCTCTGGCACCAAACATAAAGCTACAGGATTTGATGTTTGCCCTGCTGAGTTTGGCCTTGCTTTGGTTCAATATTTCCTCATTATTTTGCTACTCATCTTTTTTGGAATGATAATTATGTTTTATGCCACTGGAAGTATGTAATTTgggttttgattttacaggggattacggttaagagattgccttgagtctcagaagagactttgaacttttaatcaGTGAAAGAATATGggaagttttaaagttttttttttttttttttttttttttttttttttttttttttttttgattgtgaTATAGCCACAAGCCTATGGAACCAGGGAAgaggaatgtggtggtttgaagaagaAATATCTCCTAAAGGTGCACATATTTGAgtacttgatccccagttggtggcctGCTTATGGCCTTTTGTGACTGAtcagttttcttaattttattccatttttgttttcatagattttATTAATGGATCAtatcttttaaaacatctttgaaCATATTCATAGAAGCTCCCTTGAAGCCTTTGCCTTTGCTTCAGCCATATTGCAATTCTCAGAGCTTGTGTAGTAGGGCTCCTGGGCTCTAGTGGGGACATACTGTTCTAGCTATTGTTGATTGTAGTTTTTGCTGACATCTAgccatctgggtttgggatgattatAATTCTAGGAGTTGATATCATGGAcattataattttgtttctgtttggctGTCAATGATTTAGgcacttaaaacattttaaactgaATCCATTAAACTATTCAGTATCATTTGAGCTGGAAGATATATTGAGAACTCCAATTTATTTTCTCAGAAGTCTAAGAAATTTAGTATATGATCTTTTGTTTCATTATTGGGGTTGcaattatcttattttcttactttctttttaatagttgATTGTTAAATTAGAAGTAAAATCAGGATTGCACTAACTAGAACAGTAGAATTTGTTCTAATTGGGAATTTATCctgaaaaatgtttatttgccAGGAGATTAAAGGAGTAATTTTATGTGGTAGAGTGTGTTTGGGGACAATAACACTTTaagaaataattgttttatttattgacaagattatatatgtatataatttattttggtcatattcactttgaattttcctctttcctttttctattttgaatctctctctctctctctctctctctgtgtgtgtgtgtgtattgtatatgaaGCTATGCCTGTTTCCACATGTAATAGCAAACCTAGAagagtacatatgtgtgtgtgcatgtgtgcaagtgcatgcaagtgcacgtgtgtgtgtgtgtgtgtgtgtgtgtgcctgcgtgcacatgtgcatgcttagGCCAGAGGTTAGTGTGTTCTGTCTCTCAGTCAAACCTAGAAGCTCAATGATATGATAGTCTCCATAGCAGCTTGCTCTAGGGGTCCCCTGTCTTTTCTGAGTAAGCCACTATCCCATTATGCatctatgtgggttctaggatcTAAACTCTGATTCTTGGACTCATATAACAAGCACTTTACTAGTGAGCTATCTTTTCAGCCTCAGTTCTCCTCTTCTGCCCCCTGACTCTCTCTGGAATCCTTCTTCTCATGTGGCCCCTTCTTCCTTTCATGCcgttctccctttctcttctctttccctcttcttccttcttctaattcTTCATAACTCAGTGAGTTTATAATTAGAGTAGCTTACATGTATACAGTTTTGGGATTATTTTCTGGGTGAGCAACAATTTATTGGTGACTTTATCTCTGAAGGAAGATGATTCCCTTCAGTTTGAATCCTTCAATAACCAATAACTATTAACTCCTCATTGTTGGAATGTTGATGATCTGTTTTGTtcgctgtgagttcatgagtgtaaCTTCCATGTCTtgtccagaagaaagcatttcacagCATCCTTCTCCATCCTCTACcctcatggtctttttttttcttttctattcctcttTCCTTGGTGTTTTCTGATTCTCAGGTGGTAGtaataaatgtcttctttttaaaaattggatattttatgtatttacatttcaaatgttaacttcCCTTCCAGGTTCCCcttcggaaaccccctatcccatttcctccttcccctgcttttatgagggtgctcccccacccacccacccactcccacctcaccatcctggcattcctctacactggggcatcctgccttcacaggaccaagagcctctccttccgCTGATggcagacaaggccatcctctgctacacatgcagctggagccatgggttgctctttggttggtggtttagtccctgggagctctggggggtctggctggttgatattgttgttcttcctatggggttgcaaaccctttcagctccttcagtcttttctctaacttgtCAGTGGAGACCCCATGCtcggtccaatggttggctgtgagcatccacctctgtatttgtcaggctctggaagagcctctcaggagacagctatatcaggctcctgtcagcaagcacttcttagcatcagcaacagtatctgggtttggtgattgtctatgggatggattccccaggtggggcagtctctgggtggcctttccttcagtcactgcttcACACTTTGaacagacactttttttttttttaaaaaagaaatatttatttaatatatgagtgctctgctgcatttACATCTGCCTGGCTGAAGTGGGCAGATTtccctatagatggttgtgagctatcatgaagttgctaggaattgaatttaggacctctggaagagcagttggtgctattaactgctgagtcatttcactAGCCCTCACTCAACAgacacttattctcagcacttttaCCAATTATGAATATTTGACCCCTTCAAAAGAAGCTACTCTGACCAGCTTTGAAGGCAGCACTAATTTATGAGAATaagcacaaatatttagaagCCAGTTTGACATGCTCATTTAGCTAAATGGCAGTCATAGGTCTTAGGGTCTATGACCCAGAACATGCTCATTTAGCTAGATGGCAGTTGTACCATATCTAAAATACCAGGCATGAATTTCTTCCAGTAGGGAGGCTCTTAAATACAATCAGAAAGTTATTGATTATCCCTGTTGCATATATACCACTATTGATTGAGCCAGTACATCTCACATAGAATGTTAATATTAGTACAGTATGAAAGGCCCATTTTGGGTAAAAAATTGATAGATATTTCCCCTAGTACCCAGCAGGGCATCTTTTGATACAACAAAAGCTAACCATTAGGAAAGAAGCTTCTGGTTCGGTGTCAGGCTGATTTATCCCATGTCTTAGAACTGAAGTATGTGATGTCTTTAACCATAAAGATATGTTATCCAGTTTTGGTGGGTAGCCAAGATCAGAGGCAGTAGCTTGTATTATTTTGGATGTCTCTGGGGACTTCCCTaatgaaaaagacagagagaggtagataTCCTATGCCTGACACTAGAATTTTAACTTCATAATCCATAGCTTCTGGGAACACTATAATCTATCCAGACAGAGTACCTATGttcaaaatcctttaaaaaattttttaaattagcttataAAGTGGGGGTCTTTATACTTTTTACACATCATTAGTTGTAGTTAACTTTCCTCTCATGGTCTTCTCTCCCCTAACCCAGTCCGTATTCTCACTTAAGCCTCCCTCAAGTGTTCATCACCTTTGTTTTTATATCACATGTgttcttctgttcctttctcaAAAATTTTTGTGAAAGTCCATCCAAATACAAATTTATTCAAGAAGAGACAAACATATATGGACTTTAATTGTTTAtgcttaattaatattttatttctatatttgaacattctctttcttcattgaaAGCATGACAATATTTTTGATGAAATCACTGAAGGCTTGTCTAACTTGCTTATTTCTCAGAGTATAAATGAATGGGTTCAACATGGGAGCAATTGATGTCATCAGAACTGCTACACCTTTATTGATAGCCACTGATTCCTTTGCCGAAGGGTTGATGTAAATGAAAATACAGCTTCCGTAGGTGATTGAAACTACAATCATGTGGGAAGAACAGGTGGAAAAGGCCTTTTTCCTttgctgggcagaaggaaatCTCAGGATGGTCTTGATGATGTGTACATAGGACAGAGTAACGCACACAAGGGTCAGAATGAAGGTCAGCACTGCACAGACGATCACCAGCTGCTCTATGAGCCAAGTGTCTGAGCAGGAAATCTTCAAGATAGGAGATGCATCGCAGAAGAAATAATCAATAACATTTGAGTCACAAAATCTCAACTTTAGGAACAGGGTAAGCGGTGGGAGTATGATGAGCAAGCCAGCTGTCCAGCAGCAGAGAACAAGCGTCTGACACACCTTGTTGCTCATGATGGTTACATAATGCAGGGGTTTGCAGATAGCCACATAGCGATCATAAGACATAATGGCCAGAAGAAAAAATTCAATTACTCCAAAAACATCAGTAAAAAACACTTGAATGACACAAACATTATAAGTGATTGACCTGTCTCCTGTTGCTATGTTGTACAAATATCGAGGGATACAAGCAGATGTAAATGAAATTTCCAATATGGAGAAATTTTGTaggaaaaagtacatgggtgTTTTAAGGTGGGAGTCTAGTATAGTGAGGGCTATGATAGTCAGATTCCCAGTTATGCTGAGCATGTAGgcaaaaaatagaaacacaaaaattggAATCTGAAGTTGAGGATTATCTGTTAGTCCCAGCAGAATGAAGGTGGTTATTGTGTCGTTCCCCATCACTAACTACCGAATTATTCAACCCTCACGCAAAATGTAGCGATGTCTTATTTGAAAAGTAGCAGAGCCAAAGAGGGGTAAGCAGTGACTGTTATAGTGAATTTGTTCCTGTGTAGTTTCTTCTGCAAGTGGAAGCTGACACTGTTGATAGTCTTGAGTGTTTAGCTATTCAATAATCTCATTTATTGGCTTCACAGTTTGTGATATATCTTAAAGATCAACTTAAATGTTATGACATTcatattcttcatttttatacttGTAATCTATACCTatttgggttttcttgtggtgttagATTTGAATCACATGTGTTCTGATTCAATAAACAGAATTGTCTTCATATGTCtaagatttcttttatatttgaaagGTGTATATTCAAATGCCTTTCCTAGAATATTTGGTCCtctgtaaaatataaacatgtaacaacatctctatttttatatttttctgttagtGTGTAATTCATACACACTGTTTTCTGTGATACACAATTTACTACATGTGAAAATGTTTATCcaagctgagaaaagaaaaaatatatcctTTATTCTTTCAGTGTGTTGAGTATGGGAAATATTTTAACAATGTATTAATACCATCAAGTTCAAAATCAAGTTAAAAACACTACACATGCTTTCTACATTCTAACTCTGAGTAACTACTTATTTTGATGTTTAGTTTGAATGTCACTTTACTAAAAGTTGCCCAAACTATTGTCTGCATGACTCATTTGTGCTCCTGTGTCAGGTTATTCTCTGAGAAAGTAAGCTTGTTGAAATTATGGACTGTTCTATTCTCTTAATGCACATAGCAGCCCCAACCAACACAGTCCTAGATTGGTAATCCATGTGTAAGAAACACTTCAGCAAGCagtacatacatacccacacagtCGACTTACACACGGAAAGGGGCATTGCATTTATTTTGGGCTTCATCTGTAAGTAGTTTTGTCACTGACaaaatgttttgtatttgtgtatggtatatgcatgtgtacatgtatgtgtgtgtgtattagaggtgtttatgtatgagtatgtgcatgcatttggAGTCCAGAGGTCCACATCAGATGTCCTCCTCTATTGCTCtctatcttattttctgagacaaaatcTTCCATTGAACCTGGGGTTTGCTGGTTTAGCAAAGCTAGGTAGCCAGTGAACTCCATGGATCTTCCCAAGGAACACGGGTGTGCACACAGCACCTGGCTttctatgtagttgctgggatctgaactcaaggcCTTATGCTGGCAATCATTTTATTCACTGAGCTATTAACTCAACTCCTGTCAttgattttaactttaaaagttttgtatgttttaaatttgatcttgatattttctttttgtatttgaaACAAGAGAATTACTAGTGAATAAAGCCATTACTTTTTTATATTGTTCAAAATGCTAAAGGTCATCTCCTCCTTGCATTAGCTGTGATTATAACCTGGTTACtggaaattttagttttcttgagACTTCTGTCAGTTATTCATTCAAGTTAGACATCAAGGAATTCACATATCTTAACATATAACATTCATGTTATTTACATGATAATATATAGCAAATATTTTTGCATCTCCATAAATGCACTTAAGACCATTTAATTCACCACACTACATTTGTGTTAAATGTTAAAAACTGTCACTAGTTTTGTAACCGTTATGAATTCAAAGTTTCacctatattaaaaataatatgaacatatgctacactttaaaataatttcctataTGCTGTTATGCATCTCCTTATTTTAGACAGCTAGAATATTTGCAAGGAATGCTTTTATAGTTTCATAATTCTTAAAATGTACCTTCAATAGCTGAAGCTACATTTATTTAGAACCTTTATGTTCCAGAATGTTGTTTATGAACTTTTCATTACTTTCCCCTGAACTTACAGTGTGGCCATGATGCATGATTCTCAAATGTGGCCATGATTCTCAAATCACCACAGTACAATATGCTAAAAATACCTTTTTTcaagatctttcttttttttaatgctatgTCTCATATCTAGAcatggttggcctggaatttactatatagactgagctggtcttgaactctcagagacctgcctgcttaTTTCTATCTTCCaagagctggtgtgtgtgtgtgtgtgtgtgtgtgtgtgtgtgtgtgtgtgtgtgcattttcttttcaagatttttggcagttttcttttctttgatataAGTTCTGGCCTATGAGGTTTTTATTCATAAACTACACCATAATATGGGTTTTGATCTATGAGGTTTCATTCATAAAATGATACCATGGCGTAGTCAGATTCTCAGTCCCCATTTAAAGATCTCACCACCATTATCTACAggtttgcttttgtatttttcatttctgtttcttcaaagGACATTTTAGTAAGGACTTCCTAATTTTTTATTTAGAGTAATAGTTGCTCCAGTTTTTCCTCAGGTGACACTTTGTTTCATTAGCACATTGAATAAAgtgtattttagtttttgaatGACCATCTCCAGTATTTGAGGATGAAGAGAAAACAACTGTCTACATTTTCCTAATAAAACTAGAATGTTATGTGGACAGTTGTCCTTTTGCCTCAAGAGATGAAGGCCGCATCTCCCTAAATTATATGGCAGGTTTACTGTCACCATCAATGGGAAGGAGAGCCAACAATGGTTTTGGAAGACCAATGACATTCCTAGGATCTATAGATACTGAATGATTTTAATCAATTGAGCAGATTGTTTTTAACTTCCTTCTTGTTGTCAACACATGCCTTCTGAGTGTCTATTCCTGGAGTTAGTTTGTGGTAACTTGCTTATTCCTGTGCTACTGTGTGATAACCCTGGCTACAAAATAACCTTCTTTTGCTTCATTAAGGGCAAATATATCCTAGCTTTTAAGAGACaaagttttagaaaataattacatattccaaagaaatttttattaaaaaattttgaGAGAGCCAATTTTGTCCACATCAGAATAAACTATCATACTGGATGATTCTTGATTCTAcatcttttctctttaaacagGAGATTGAGGTTATGAAATCACAGCAACTAGCCATAAGTTCACATGGTATTTACACTTTGATGATAAAACCGCATCATTAAAATACAACTCAGAACTATCTTCATGTAACATGAATCTTCACGTAACAATTTATATAAATAACTACAGAAGTTTTTGATAGGTCAGGTCCAATATGCTTACCAGAAAAATCATCACCAAATATGAAGTTGAATGAAGAGCCACTGTGCTTACTCTTGTGACAGCTAACGGTTGGTTCAGCTGATTCTTTAACAAGAGTGTGGAGTCTATTTTGATACAGAGAACCTATTAGCAAAGGCTCATGTTGAACTTTCTAGTTTCAGTGTACCAATCCCCACTTTCTCTCATGTTGTGCAAAGGCCTAGCCTTACAAACCCTCCAGAGATTTTCATCTTCAACACACTGGACAGATTTTCTTAATCAGGACTTTGGTTCCTTTTTATGCTAGGCATATATTCTAGATTTCTTTTGGTTGAAGATAAAACATAACTGCAAATGTTGTCTTCCTTTTTTCCAAAGAACTGACATGATGATTTCTTTGggtaggttttttaaaaatcactgttaCAATTTGCATTTGATTTATTTCCTAAGTCagcaaacaaataagtaaatatctgAGTCCTCAGTGACCTATATTCAGACATCACTAATGAGTCTCTATAATGAACTTGGgcaaaaaaatccttaaagatgCTGTAGTGGGGACAGTGTCCTTAGAGACACAAAGATGCAGCCATAGCAACAGGCACAGACCAAAGACACAAGGGAGAAAATTTATATGGTCAAGAACTGGCTGGATCTCCTGtgtttttctccttcccattAATGAAAGGTGAAAGACTATAAGGCTGTTGCAACTGCTATTTTCCTCAGGCATTAGagtgataaaacaaaaagattaaaaaacttgaagcaagttttcttttaatacttGGAAATAA is drawn from Mastomys coucha isolate ucsf_1 unplaced genomic scaffold, UCSF_Mcou_1 pScaffold4, whole genome shotgun sequence and contains these coding sequences:
- the LOC116076016 gene encoding olfactory receptor 6C2-like, which produces MGNDTITTFILLGLTDNPQLQIPIFVFLFFAYMLSITGNLTIIALTILDSHLKTPMYFFLQNFSILEISFTSACIPRYLYNIATGDRSITYNVCVIQVFFTDVFGVIEFFLLAIMSYDRYVAICKPLHYVTIMSNKVCQTLVLCCWTAGLLIILPPLTLFLKLRFCDSNVIDYFFCDASPILKISCSDTWLIEQLVIVCAVLTFILTLVCVTLSYVHIIKTILRFPSAQQRKKAFSTCSSHMIVVSITYGSCIFIYINPSAKESVAINKGVAVLMTSIAPMLNPFIYTLRNKQVRQAFSDFIKNIVMLSMKKENVQI